In Brassica napus cultivar Da-Ae chromosome C2, Da-Ae, whole genome shotgun sequence, the sequence TGGTAAGCACCGTAGAAGGCGAAGTGCTTCTCGAGATCGAGAAATCCCATCATGCAAAGAGTGAACCTCCAAGGTGATTTCATTGACAGATTTGGAGCAGATGCTGGAGTGATCGATAGATTTTGTAACATGcaaagagaagaaggaagaagatgaaagaaaccgacagaaaaataaatggattttttttccttttgtttttaaGGCATATCCAATACAATAGGAACACGTTAGGGGTTTTTAGCATTTCTTAAAACTTCTTTTTTGACACCGATTCTCTTGTATTTAAGCATTTTTTTTTCCCTTAAGAACTCTTTGTTGGGACCACCAATGGAAGTGGTCTAACAAATCTATTCATAGCTCTCTCCTAGATATCATAATCTAATACTATTAAATCAAAACTCATAATATAATTGTagcttttttaaattatttacaaaaccATGCCATTtactttttgaaatatttttaattatttttgccAGCTATTCAACCAGAATCATCGCATTTTATGACCAATCACAACACTCATCGAAACAATATatcataattataaatttttagcCCTTATAACAATAATTGTcgtaaaaagaaaacataaatccTATCTATTCAAACCCTATAACATAAAAGCAGAATCATAAACTATacaaactttaaaccctaaaatataacgaaaccataacaaaaaattaacataGTATCGCACAATAATATTATCTTCATACCAAAACATTTGTTTCCTATGtctcatattatataaaaaatttgtatacaaaagtacgacaatatatatagaacttagaaaatatttatcaagAATCACTTTATCATGTTTATAAAATAAGTTGATTTACATTGTATTGAAATTTTAGCAAGccttaatatgaatatctatttttgttataagaaatttttataatatggtcataattttataaaaaaaactttattttcccGAAATTCACCGGATATTTTGACTACTTGCTCATCAGCCAATATTGTTGAACACAAACTAACTTCGCGATTTGCTATATACGATATAGGGAAATAAATtagttgattttttaattattaattagatGCCCATtcgctttattttttttcatacaaaCACTTTTATCTAAACAAAAAGCCACTGATGCTGCTTATTCCACCTTCAAAATCCATAAAATCGTTGCACCAAGTTGATTGATCTTAGATTTtccaaaaaatcttaaaaattccCCTTATTACAATGTCTCATTTAACTATTGGGATTATTGTCAAGCATGGTATAATTCTTTTTTAATTCAATCTCCTAAACACAAACACACATGGTTGATTTTATTTGACATGTAACCTACAAATATCCTTATTGGTTCATACTTCATACCATGGTGGAACTAATTTGGTTCATACCATGGTAGAACTACTTTGGTTCTCtcacataaatttttaaatccaGTGTCCAAAAATCATTCCAAATCTTCAAGACAAATTTCATTCCGTctgatgaagaaaaaaatttctcccACTAGCCCTCTTGCACccaaaatttcatttttcttgggTATTTTCATGGACCCTCAAATTTACTTCAGATCCAATTTCTGTTATCCGAAGAAATTTCAGAAATAAGTGGtgggataaatacaaaattccCTCATATAGCGATTGGTAATTGGATTCGATGTTTTAGACaaagataaatttattttatttccagCAGAAGCATAATCTTCAAGCCAGTTATAGAATAAAATTTGTACCTTAtgtttttgaagataattgtaaaatttatCTTGAATGTTATTTctatcttttaaaaagtttttgaagaACCAGTCTTTTTTTACTGTTATTTTTAGAATAGAAATCACCTCtcaaaatttttttgtcaatcgaaaattctttttttaagaCATTTAATTCATTTAACATGTTGTCTCTGATAGCTGAAAAGGTTGGACTCATTGGCTCGGATTTTGTAATAAATTCATTTTGTGAAAGATTGTTTTCTACAAAGTAAACCGGTTTGGAATTTGTGATTGAAAATTAACATTTCTTAAAATAGAATTTGAAATATCCGAGATTTGAAAATCGAGGACGAAACTTCATACTCTTTTCTTCTCTAGGAAAATCTTGACCTAATTGTGAGACTCTTCCTAAATGAATAGTTTCTGGGTTAGAAGATCCAAACAAATATTCATCAATCCTGTCTTGGCTATTTCAAACAAATGACAGTTTTATCTTTCCATCATGAAAttgtttaatatgttttaaacgTACGTATTTGGTTCTACATATTCTTGGGGTGCATGTAGTTTTGGTTGGACAGTTCCTTCGAGGACCCATTTGTTTCAAAGATTTATATCTTTCCATTGGATGGATCTTAGAATAACGGAGTTGGATCTTGAAAGATCAGTTTGAAGTAACAGGTCTCTCCTTTTTTACCGGAAACTTTTACCTCTGAAGAAAAAGCATTTGCATAGCTTTGTAACAAACTCAAAAGATAAAAGCAATTGGATTGATCCTTCAATCATTTCATACTTATGCGTTTTAGTTGTAACAccaaagatttaaaatatttttgtcatttagAAAAACCGTAAAGTTTGGATAGAGATCAAAAGAAATCGGTCCATCAATAGGTGCTATCTCCAAAAAATGCTATCAAGAAATTTGTAGAGATAGCATATTGGATTGCATTATCTGTCAAATCTTTGGTCATTTGATACCAgccaaaactatatatatatatgaattccATGTAAAATACATAGGTAATGGTGGAATCCTAGAATCCACGAAGGGGTATATCTTTACAATAGTTATCCGGCATGATTACATAGAAAAAATACCTCAGGTGAAAAGAAGTTACAATAACAATGTATTGGCAGTATTGCATCATGATGTAGTAATCTGTGTCAATCTGTATCCGTGTGTTCGTCTCCTTCCTGTCTATCTGACTCAATAAGCATGAGAACAACTTGTCGCATCGATGGCCTCGCGACGGGAGACACACTCGTGCAAAGCAATGCTATCTTCAACACATTGAGCATATGAGAGACGATTCTCTCGTCTTCTAGCTTTAACCGAGCATCAAGAACTCCAGAGGACAATGCATCTCTTCTTATGTAACTCCTTACCCAACTCACCACATCCCCACCTTGGTCTATCGGCTGAACCGGTGCTTTTCCGGTTAGCAGCTCCAGTAGAACCACCCCGTAGCTATAGATGTCAGACTTCTCGGTAACTTTCATGGTATATGCATATTCTACAAAGTTAAAAGTTTCCATTAAGTCCCTGTCAATTAGAATAATATATTTGGGTAATtcagatttcagatttttaGATTTGCAAAAAATGTCAATTTTGGTCCGGGTTAGTTCGGTCTCAGATTTAAAAACTATaacttaaataaaactattttctgtcaacaacaaaaaagaattacttttaattaataatgttgTATAAATGCATTTAATATAGTTTCACTAAAATATAGATCCTCgatgaacttgaataattgatTTGGTTAAGTTGCAGAAAACATGGAATTCGATTCGAGTAAATTTGGTCTGGATGGATAATAAGACTCCGGTgcagtttcctttttttttctgggtTCAGTTCAAGTATTAACAGTGAAATcaaattgtaaaattaaaagCAGTAACGTTACCTGGGGCAATGTAGCCATAGGATCCAGCAATGGCTGACATGGATTTTGAATGGGGCATATCAATCACTTTAGCGAGTCCAAAATCACCAACATGAGCTTCAAAGTTGTCATCAAGCAGgatattatttgattttatgtcACGGTGAAAGATTCTGGGCTTGCAATCATGGTGTAAATAAGCAAGACCCTGAGCTGCACCAAGAGCGATTTTAAATCTTTTAGACCAATCCAAATTTCCCGAAGGATCGTGTAGTATTTCTCCAAGGCTTCCTCTGGGCATGTACTCATACAGAAGCAGATTTGATCCTTGGTGATTGCAGAATCCATGTAGCTTGACAATGTTACGGTGCCTGATATTCCCAAGAGTTAAAATCTCTGCTCTAAAGCTATTATCGACACAGCCGCCTTCGTGGTTCGATGCTAGCTTCTTGACAGCAAGGGTGTAACCTGCGGGAAGAACCGCCTTGTAGACAGTTCCACAAGCTCCTCTTCCAATTACGAAGCTCTCATCAAAATTATCCGTGGCTGCAACTAAATCTTGAAAAGTGAATCCTTCCTTTGGTGGGAAGTAAATGTCCAGAGAGGTTTCAGACGATTTCCCGTCTTCTTGAATAGAAGTAGCCACAGTCGTCGTCATCGGGCGTCTGATGAGGTAGACGATGAGAACGATAAGTGCAAGAGAGACACCACCAATTGCAGCTGCAGTGATGGCTATGATTTTGCTGGTACGGATCCCTCTCCGCTTGGCGGTTGActgagaaggagaagaaggctgTGTTTGGATACACTGGTCGAGCGGCGGGCCACAAAGACCTTTATTGCCAATGAAGCTAGAAATGGACATGTTACGGAGAAGCGGGATAGGGCCAGTCAAGTTGTTGTATGAGAAATTGTAACCAAACAAGCTGGAGAGATTAGCAAAAGAGCTTGGTATTTCACCAGACAAATCGTTGTTGTTGAGGAGGAGTAACTCAAGCATAACAACATTACTGAGCTGGGAAGGTATCTCTCCGGTAAGCTTGTTGAAACTGAGGTTCAGTGCTATCTGCAAACCTGTCAGACTTCCAAACTCTCTTGGAATGCTACCATAGAACAGATTCCCGCCCATTTGCAGCTCGGTTAAACGAGACAAATTCCCTAGAGCCAAAGGTATAGCACCCGAAAGTTTGTTATTCGAGAGCTTCAGAAGCTCAAGCTGATAAAGAGAGCCTACGTCGCTTGCCAATGTTCCGGAGAAATTGTTGCAGCACATGTCAAGTCGCTGAAGCATCTTGCATTTAAAGATTTCAGAAGGGATCTCTCCAGTAAGCTTATTAGATGAGAGATTCAAGGTCCCAAGCTCTCTAAGTGTGCCAATCTCTCTAGGGAGCTCCCCAGTAAAGGCATTGTCTGCTAGCTGCAGCCTTTGCAAGGCTCTGCAGTTTCCGACTTCTCGGGGGATTGAACCACGGAATTTGTTTTGTCCCAACTCAATGGCTGTGAGATTAACCAGTTTACACAAGTTCGACGGGAACCGGCCCACGAGGCTGTTACCAGCTAGACGGAGTTGAACCAGAGTTTTGCAAGTGGTGATGCTAGTGGGGATGTTGCCAGAGAGGTTGTTTGCTCCCAAGTTCAAGATGATCATATTGGAATGAAGGCATAGGTAGCTTGGGATTCTTCCTCTGAGATGATTATCAGACAGATCAAGAACCCAGAGATTGCTGTACACGCCGAGTTTTGGCGGTATGATCCCACTAAGAGAGTTCTGAAACAGCTGCAGCATGAACAGCTTTCTTAAATACTGAAACCCCAAAGGAATAGGACCAGTCAATGCATTGATGGAGAGATCAAGCTTTGTTAGATTCTTCAAACTAGTAAGCTCCACAGGGATTGTACCTACGAGCTGGTTCTcaaaaagataaagaagctcAAGCCCTTGTATGTTCCCAAACTCCAACGGTATCTCTCCTGTCAAACCGTTCTCTGAGAAATCTATCTCAACTGCACTTGAGAGATTCCCAATCTCTCTCGGTATCGTTCCATTCAACATGTTTCTGTAAAGGTATAAATACTCCAAAGACGCAAGATTCCCGAGTCCTTTTGGAATAGGACCGACAAGCTGGTTCTTGTAGAGAGCAAGAGTTTGCAAACTTGTGCAGTTTGTAATTTCATTTGGGATCAACCCTGACAACTGGTTTTCCCAAAGAATCACCTGTGAGAGTTTCTTGAGCATACCAATCTCTTTCGGTATTTCACCACTCAGCTGGTTCTGTGCAAGACCAAGCATGACCAAGCTCTCACATCCACCAATCTCTGAAGGCAAACTTCCAGAAATCATGTTCTGACCAGCTCGGAAGCTTGTTAGTTTCTTCAGCTTGCCGATGGAACGAGGCAATGATCCACTGATGTTGTTGCTGTAAGTCACAAGTTG encodes:
- the LOC106388187 gene encoding LOW QUALITY PROTEIN: probable leucine-rich repeat receptor-like protein kinase At5g63930 (The sequence of the model RefSeq protein was modified relative to this genomic sequence to represent the inferred CDS: inserted 1 base in 1 codon), yielding MMRKTTVFAMCILLPLTLWISETRGLNLEGQYLLDIKSKFVDDSQNLKNWNSNDSVPCGWTGVRCSNYSNQEVLSLNLSSMALSGNLSPSIGRLVHLKDLDLSYNGLSGNIPKEIGNCLSLVNLRLNNNMFGGEVPVEIGKLSSLEKLIIYNNRFTGSLPMEIGNLLSLTQLVTYSNNISGSLPRSIGKLKKLTSFRAGQNMISGSLPSEIGGCESLVMLGLAQNQLSGEIPKEIGMLKKLSQVILWENQLSGLIPNEITNCTSLQTLALYKNQLVGPIPKGLGNLASLEYLYLYRNMLNGTIPREIGNLSSAVEIDFSENGLTGEIPLEFGNIQGLELLYLFENQLVGTIPVELTSLKNLTKLDLSINALTGPIPLGFQYLRKLFMLQLFQNSLSGIIPPKLGVYSNLWVLDLSDNHLRGRIPSYLCLHSNMIILNLGANNLSGNIPTSITTCKTLVQLRLAGNSLVGRFPSNLCKLVNLTAIELGQNKFRGSIPREVGNCRALQRLQLADNAFTGELPREIGTLRELGTLNLSSNKLTGEIPSEIFKCKMLQRLDMCCNNFSGTLASDVGSLYQLELLKLSNNKLSGAIPLALGNLSRLTELQMGGNLFYGSIPREFGSLTGLQIALNLSFNKLTGEIPSQLSNVVMLELLLLNNNDLSGEIPSSFANLSSLFGYNFSYNNLTGPIPLLRNMSISSFIGNKGLCGPPLDQCIQTQPSSPSQSTAKRRGIRTSKIIAITAAAIGGVSLALIVLIVYLIRRPMTTTVATSIQEDGKSSETSLDIYFPPKEGFTFQDLVAATDNFDESFVIGRGACGTVYKAVLPAGYTLAVKKLASNHEGGCVDNSFRAEILTLGNIRHRNIVKLHGFCNHQGSNLLLYEYMPRGSLGEILHDPSGNLDWSKRFKIALGAAQGLAYLHHDCKPRIFHRDIKSNNILLDDNFEAHVGDFGLAKVIDMPHSKSMSAIAGSYGYIAPEYAYTMKVTEKSDIYSYGVVLLELLTGKAPVQPIDQGGDVVSWVRSYIRRDALSSGVLDARLKLEDERIVSHMLNVLKIALLCTSVSPVARPSMRQVVLMLIESDRQEGDEHTDTXLTQITTS